The following proteins are encoded in a genomic region of Cellulomonas sp. ES6:
- a CDS encoding PQQ-binding-like beta-propeller repeat protein, which translates to MQDVELVDVDGTSAARDGVAPVRRHRRAGRPGGGQPTARRWAVVAITVALVAGGAVGAGLAAGGDPARPRTAAGMLRPVDDPPWTRWRAPVTRSEDLLAAEGVLLAASVREGRFRVTAWDVVTGGRRWDQDLGPAAGTRPLTGCLPDPDGTSDVVVCVVEPPVVATDPAHPSTVPFPAPDERWARVSALDAATGAVRSTFTLVGRLAAVERLADDVVVLSIAPDGHPQVARYSAEGGHLRWWYRGAEPLRLRSGIVSGSELRVDDAFVLVQGWSASVLDAADGSVITTGTPRWYTIGALAQGVFGTWSSGQGGTVRDRSGKELFRSSALFPSFTATDRRPSDVLVLDSGGSVVGRSLPDGDELWRLDTYRAARLRVDGKLVLVGVDGYQVVDVRTGDVLWQTPGQTLMWWAPLTDGRLVLSAGRTGSGASTIEARRLVDGVLEWSLPVPDGVRAVTEVGGHLVLRTRDEILLLQ; encoded by the coding sequence ATGCAGGACGTCGAGCTGGTCGACGTCGACGGCACGAGCGCGGCCCGGGACGGCGTCGCTCCCGTGCGGCGCCACCGTCGCGCCGGGCGCCCGGGCGGCGGGCAGCCGACCGCCCGGCGGTGGGCCGTCGTCGCGATCACGGTGGCCCTCGTCGCGGGCGGTGCGGTGGGCGCGGGGCTGGCGGCGGGCGGCGACCCGGCCCGGCCCCGGACCGCGGCGGGCATGCTCCGCCCGGTGGACGACCCGCCGTGGACGCGCTGGCGCGCACCGGTGACGCGTTCGGAGGACCTGCTCGCGGCCGAGGGCGTGCTGCTCGCGGCGTCCGTGCGCGAGGGGCGCTTCCGGGTGACCGCCTGGGACGTCGTGACCGGCGGCCGCCGCTGGGACCAGGACCTCGGCCCGGCCGCCGGCACGCGGCCGCTCACGGGGTGCCTGCCCGACCCCGACGGGACGAGCGACGTCGTCGTGTGCGTGGTGGAGCCGCCCGTCGTGGCGACGGACCCCGCGCACCCCTCGACGGTGCCGTTCCCCGCACCGGACGAGCGCTGGGCGCGGGTGTCGGCGCTCGACGCGGCGACCGGCGCGGTGCGCAGCACGTTCACGCTCGTGGGGCGGCTGGCGGCGGTCGAGCGGCTGGCGGACGACGTCGTCGTGCTGAGCATCGCGCCGGACGGCCACCCGCAGGTCGCCCGCTACTCCGCCGAGGGCGGCCACCTGCGCTGGTGGTACCGCGGTGCCGAGCCGCTGCGGCTGCGCTCGGGCATCGTCTCCGGCTCGGAGCTGAGGGTGGACGACGCGTTCGTGCTGGTGCAGGGGTGGTCCGCGTCGGTGCTGGACGCCGCGGACGGCTCCGTCATCACCACCGGGACGCCGCGGTGGTACACGATCGGCGCGCTCGCGCAGGGCGTCTTCGGCACCTGGTCGAGCGGTCAGGGCGGCACGGTGCGGGACCGGAGCGGCAAGGAGCTCTTCCGGTCGTCGGCGCTCTTCCCGTCGTTCACGGCGACGGACCGCCGGCCGTCCGACGTGCTCGTGCTGGACAGCGGCGGCAGCGTCGTGGGCCGGTCCCTGCCGGACGGCGACGAGCTGTGGCGGCTCGACACGTACCGCGCGGCGCGGCTGCGCGTCGACGGCAAGCTCGTCCTCGTGGGTGTGGACGGCTACCAGGTGGTCGACGTCCGCACCGGCGACGTGCTGTGGCAGACGCCCGGCCAGACGCTCATGTGGTGGGCCCCGCTCACCGACGGGCGGCTCGTCCTGTCCGCCGGCCGGACGGGCTCCGGGGCGTCGACGATCGAGGCGCGGCGGCTGGTGGACGGGGTGCTCGAGTGGAGCCTGCCGGTGCCCGACGGCGTGCGGGCGGTGACCGAGGTCGGCGGCCACCTCGTGCTCCGGACGCGCGACGAGATCCTGCTGCTCCAGTGA
- the leuA gene encoding 2-isopropylmalate synthase yields MSYHDSNPQQPSGMPVHKYRPFADQIRVELPDRTWPTKQITKAPRWCAVDLRDGNQALIEPMNAARKLAMFELLVEMGYKEIEVGFPSASQTDFDFVRMLIDEGRIPDDVVIQVLTQSREHLIERTYEAIAGAKQAIVHLYNSTSVLQREVVFRSDEDGIVDIAVSGARLCKKYEESVPGTEVFYEYSPESYTGTELEFAARICNAVLDVFEPTADKPVIINLPATVEMATPNVYADSIEWMGRNLRYREHVVLSLHPHNDRGTAVAAAELGYLAGADRIEGCLFGNGERTGNVCLVTLGMNLFSQGVDPEIDFAVGGGIDHIRRVVEHCNQMAVPERHPYGGDLVFTAFSGSHQDAIKKGLDALEARAAAEGKGVDDVVWAVPYLPIDPKDVGRSYEAIIRVNSQSGKGGISYLMKSERDLDLPRRLQIEFSQVVQRFTDANGSEVTADELWRIFTDEYLPVEPGSDLAPWGRFALRGTRTTSGEEGPDTLAVDLVDGGVDRTVEASGNGPIAAFVAALGQVGVRVQVLDYAEHALSAGGDATAAAYVECAVGDQTLWGVGIDPSITTASLKAIVSAVNRAERASAPA; encoded by the coding sequence ATGAGCTACCACGACAGCAACCCCCAGCAGCCGTCCGGCATGCCGGTGCACAAGTACCGCCCGTTCGCCGACCAGATCCGCGTCGAGCTGCCGGACCGGACCTGGCCCACGAAGCAGATCACGAAGGCCCCGCGCTGGTGCGCGGTCGACCTGCGCGACGGCAACCAGGCCCTGATCGAGCCGATGAACGCCGCCCGCAAGCTGGCGATGTTCGAGCTGCTCGTCGAGATGGGCTACAAGGAGATCGAGGTCGGCTTCCCGTCCGCCTCGCAGACGGACTTCGACTTCGTCCGGATGCTCATCGACGAGGGCCGCATCCCCGACGACGTCGTCATCCAGGTCCTGACGCAGTCCCGCGAGCACCTCATCGAGCGGACGTACGAGGCGATCGCCGGCGCGAAGCAGGCCATCGTGCACCTGTACAACTCCACGTCGGTCCTGCAGCGCGAGGTGGTGTTCCGGTCCGACGAGGACGGCATCGTCGACATCGCCGTCTCCGGCGCCCGGCTGTGCAAGAAGTACGAGGAGAGCGTCCCGGGCACCGAGGTGTTCTACGAGTACAGCCCGGAGTCGTACACCGGCACCGAGCTGGAGTTCGCGGCGCGCATCTGCAACGCCGTGCTGGACGTGTTCGAGCCCACCGCCGACAAGCCGGTGATCATCAACCTGCCCGCGACCGTCGAGATGGCGACGCCCAACGTCTACGCGGACTCCATCGAGTGGATGGGCCGGAACCTGCGGTACCGCGAGCACGTCGTGCTGTCGCTGCACCCGCACAACGACCGCGGCACCGCCGTCGCCGCCGCCGAGCTGGGCTACCTGGCCGGCGCGGACCGCATCGAGGGCTGCCTGTTCGGCAACGGCGAGCGCACCGGCAACGTCTGCCTGGTCACGCTCGGCATGAACCTGTTCAGCCAGGGCGTCGACCCGGAGATCGACTTCGCGGTCGGCGGCGGCATCGATCACATCCGGCGTGTCGTCGAGCACTGCAACCAGATGGCCGTCCCCGAGCGGCACCCGTACGGCGGCGACCTGGTGTTCACGGCGTTCTCCGGGTCGCACCAGGACGCGATCAAGAAGGGCCTGGACGCCCTGGAGGCCCGTGCGGCCGCCGAGGGCAAGGGCGTCGACGACGTCGTCTGGGCCGTGCCGTACCTGCCGATCGACCCGAAGGACGTCGGCCGGTCGTACGAGGCGATCATCCGCGTCAACTCGCAGTCCGGGAAGGGCGGCATCAGCTACCTGATGAAGTCCGAGCGCGACCTGGACCTGCCGCGCCGGCTGCAGATCGAGTTCTCGCAGGTCGTGCAGCGGTTCACCGACGCGAACGGCAGCGAGGTCACCGCGGACGAGCTGTGGCGGATCTTCACCGACGAGTACCTGCCCGTCGAGCCGGGGTCCGACCTCGCGCCGTGGGGCCGGTTCGCGCTGCGCGGCACCCGCACCACCAGTGGCGAGGAGGGCCCGGACACGCTCGCGGTGGACCTCGTGGACGGCGGCGTGGACCGCACCGTCGAGGCGTCCGGCAACGGGCCGATCGCGGCGTTCGTCGCGGCGCTCGGGCAGGTCGGCGTCCGCGTCCAGGTGCTCGACTACGCCGAGCACGCCCTGTCCGCCGGCGGCGACGCGACGGCCGCCGCGTACGTGGAGTGCGCGGTCGGCGACCAGACGCTCTGGGGCGTCGGCATCGACCCGTCCATCACGACCGCGTCGCTCAAGGCCATCGTGTCCGCGGTGAACCGCGCCGAGCGCGCGTCCGCCCCCGCCTGA